AAGAAATATTAACAAGTGGAGATCCAAGAAAATTCCATTGCAACTCGCGCATGCACCTACAATTATAAGCATCACAATCGCACAACATTCACGTGCGTTTGCATGCATGTTTGCAGTACAATAAAACAATCACAAAGCCATCACCAAGCCATAGACAAAAGCGATCGTAACAaaacagtagcagcagcagctgaatACGCCCATTTCTCATGTACAATCGTGATCATTATGATGATGTGATAAGGGTGACGTGGTTTTTACCTCGGACGCTATAAATTTCAGAACCTGCAAAATACACCATTctcataagtgaaaaataaaaataaaacgaattttttatttcacaaGGACTGAAATCCAAAGCGTCGCCGTCCTTCAGccaacaaaaagaaaatcaaacgCTCAGACGACGTGGCGATACGTAATAAATTACAGGATATCCCGCGATGAATCTCAATCGATCAAACGGGAATTAGAAATACACCCCACGAGTCGACGTTATAAGTATTGTTCACACAGGTATAAAACTCGAgggttattgaaaaaaaaatcaattcgtCAGTGCAGAAGTGCTCTCGAAGGGTGTGCGCACAGCAATCCGTTTACTCAGCAACCTTCCCGTTCCTGTTGCTCCTCCAGGAGACTCACCGTTGAGGGGATTCACCGGTTGATGGCGTTGGCGTGATGGCGGTAACGGTggtggtggcggcggcggtggatGATGATAatggtgatgatgatgataatgatgatcGTTTTCCCGGTGCTTAAGCTGGTGCTGGTGATGGTGATTGGGTAGCGGTGGCAGGACCGCCACCGCGTGCGGGAACGGCGGAGCGGCGCGCGCGAACTGACCTACCGAGCCTGCTCCACGTGCACACAGACACCAATGTttgtttgttcttttttttgtaattcgtGTTAAAGTTAGTGCTACACCCTTCACCAGTTTTACAAATTGTCACCTCTTTATCGGATGGATACGAGCGAGTTGTGGGAAGGATAGAGAGAAAGGTCGACTTTACCTCGGTTCTCGAGACGCGAGCGTTGAGTTCGTTGCAACAAGactatatacagatatacacaGAGAGGTGTCCTTTTTTGCTCAAGCTGACAGCACGTGCATCTTTTATCGGGTGTAGAGTAGAAATTCAGTGGGACGTTAAAGTGTGAGAGGCTGTAAAATTTGTGATAGCTCGAATAAATTAAACGCTGAATTGATAAAAGATGCACGCGCGCGTCGCGTAAAAGCTGTATCTTCAGAAGGTTTAAGACAGCTCggtttttattatgtacagtaAAATTCTCTAGCTACTTTATGTACACCGAGATGAGAaaagtaatatttttcaatacaaaAGCAGAATTGTATTCTTTGGTAGAATATTTTTGCTAACTGTAcaatactattattataaaaatgtatatttagaaaaactaTCTGACTAGatgaattcaaaattttaataataataatcgatgCAAAGAAGAACATCCATCAAAAAAACTTAATATTATCATTCCAGCTTTCGAACGATACTATGTACAGATTTATTTACAGTTCTTCTAAGTATTCTTCTTTACGATAAAAGACTAAAGTTTAAATCCAAGGCTTTTCAATGAGTAAACATTACTAGATGCATAACTATGATACCTCGAATAATAACCCTTCTTTACTCAATCGAAACAACAACCAACACGTACGAGAATGAGAACACGTAACCACGACGATTAAAAAAAGCCTTCTACTTTCAAGCATGCTCTTATTGCCATAGCGCTATAATGTATGTTTAGGTTGCGATCTGTATAAATAGCAATAAACGAAATTTTCCCGAAGATTTGATAAGATGATCGTCGAGATGTACGAATGGACGCGATTATATGTAAAACCGAATTAATTGAGTttaattcattaaactaattttttatgtaaagTAACCGTGAACAGAATTTGTTGATTCGTTTTTGCGAAGTTGTACAATATACGACTAATTGTTGTAATTATGTAACTATATTTTTCTGTACATGATGCGTACAATTTCGCAAAAATGAAGATCCCGTTCATCCATATCTGCATACGACAACAACGATAGCCAAGGCATTCCTCGATTCCCAATAAAATATCGTTTAACTCCCGCATAGACTGCAGCTGTCTCGCAGCAGCAATAGCTCGAGTGATCTCGCGCGGACGGGGGTATGGAGGACAGAagacaaacacacacacacttgagagaggagagagaagaaagctCTCTCTGAGCTCTCGAGTTGGTCAGTGCTTTACGTACCTTGCATGGCAGAGTGCCGTCTCTGGGGAGGCGGTGGACTGCCGCCGGCCTCGACGCTGCTCCCGCTGTGGCTGTCCAGCTGGGTACTGTGACCACTGTCACTGCTCGTCACCGAACCTACGCAAACACGACGCCCAACACAAATTTCTATCACTACTTATTCTCTTGCTGTCTGATGCggttgctctcgctctcgtaaGTATCACATTCCCCCGCTGCCTCCGCCTCTCAATCATCATCTTCTCGCCGTGTCTCTACTATACAATACGTatactttctctcttttttgcaACTTTTACTGTGGTATATGGTTACTTTTTTCTGAAGATATGAAAACTCATAGCCGTCAACGCGCCACCCTCTAGGTGATTTATATAGtttatttttactcttttCGAGAACAACGTACGCGCCGCCGGACTGATGACTTTTGCGAACGATGAAAAAATGAGTCGCTGGATGATCCACTACAGATTTCTACAGTTAACTTTGTGCGTTTGACTGTAGAGAGCAGTAAAGCTTTTCGTTACTCTAACATAAAAGAACGTCACATGGGGAAAATGATTGAAACGCTATCGTTTGAAAACTAGTTAAGCCACTAATATAGTTCCACCATCTACTGTTCAAATCAAgtttcattttaaattcaaaaataaaagagcaatatatagaataaaaatgaagaataataaaagtattagCAATTGAAAAAGATAGAATAGCTTGTTACAACAATATTTGCATTCATAAAAAGCACTACCAacatgttaatggatcatcaGTAATACATTTTTCGTGTTATGCTTAAAGTCTCTAGTTATCATATAAGACGTGTTATTTCAATGATTCAAGtgtatttatattgtttataatttGTTTGTGACTTGGAAGCAAACTACGCTATATGATCAATTTGCACAAACGAATCTTACTACAAAGCCAGTGTTTTTAATATACATGATGATGATATCAATGAGTTTCACGATGTGATTCCGCTTGTCCCATTTCTCCCGTCACAAGAAGGCAATAAGAGCGTGAAAAACAGTGACAAAGTTTACCCGAGTGTTTGTAAGTATTTTCGTGACGTgaattcagtatatatagttgTAAAAAGCGCGAGCTTCGGCGTATGTAtagtaaaatatataatgcGTGCGCGCGTGGTTATAAAAAACAACGAGAGGACATGAAAACACTCATGAGTAATAATTGCGTGACGGCTGTGCAGCGTGCAAAACAAAAGGGGCCTCCTTTCTCCTGTTTTCGTTCACTCGTTCTGTCTCATTCGTCCAGACCATTCACTAGCCGTCAACTTCCTCTTTCCCTTTACTCACATGTACAAtcattttctctttcttccttccATTCTCAGCCCTCTCACTCTTCTCATCCTCGCTctcttttttgatttttttttaaatagacaATTTGCTATAAATGATTCAGCTTGTACTTTTGTATTAAGAGCAATAAACAAGAATGTGAATAACTAATATAAACAAGAGGTAAACAGTCATTCGCTGGCCACAGAGACGAGCCAAGACCGATCCTGGATGGAAGATTTGACTGAATACTGTTTTCATCTGTTAATGGCTTCTTTTTATAACGAGATCAAGCAAAATCATCCACTATAAAGTATAAAGTAACATGGTTACGAAACAAACGTATAGTTGCACGTTAATATATCGATGCTTTcaagaaaaatttcaatccAGGAAACATACAAAAAacgttaaatataaaaatgattgagcgagaaagagagagaaaacacaCGACACATTTTttctcgaagaaaaaaaattaaaaaaaaagtaatataaaACACAGGCACCTTtctatgtaataataatcataatagataataatatgcgagagagacgacgacgacgtcgaggaGTGGGAGGAGCACATCGACTGTTTCAAGCCGTGTCTACTCACCGCTGGTCAAGGTCTTCCTGAGCGGCTGAAGATTGCTGAGACTGGTGACGCTACTACTCTCAGCGCTGAGGTCGACCGGTGGTGGCAGGCCTGAGGGCGTATCGCTGTGTGAACGCTCGTGCATGGGTACGCGGTTGCTACCCGAACCGACGCGTCGAGGTGCGCCAGGGCTCTGCTCCAGTGCCGATGAGTGCAGAGCGAGTCCGGGCACCGGAAGCGGTGCCGCACAGTGTTTCGGCTGGTAAGGCCGGGTCTTATGCGGGTCCGAGAGAGCCAACATCTTACGTACCGCTTGGGGTGATGCCGCACCGAACTTTGTGCCTGTGTAGAAGTGATTTATCAGTACTCaagtataaagtaaatttGAACATGGATACTACGCTGCTTAACTATCGCAGCTTTCAACTAAAAGGGTAGATTGTTGCGGATTTATATTTCATGTTGACTATCTGTCGCTAATTGTCTATTGCGACAGAACACACTAcgtatttttatatgcatCGGCACGAATTCTGCTTTGCACTGTTATAGAGGGAATCGGAGTGTTCTACAAAATGGAAAAATGCTATGTTACGAGAAAACTAATTGAAGGTTCTCAAGGGAATGATTGGACGCGTAGGTGATAATCGTTTATTACATGACTTATAAAAGTGTGACATAAATAAGAAtcatctttttctttcttaccAATCATATTTATATTGCGGTTAATTGGGCGAACTGTCCAATCACTCCCTGGAGGATCACCAGGTTAATAAAGAACATAAATATCACTCGATTTAGCTTAATAATCGGATTCTACTTAATTATTGCGACTTTACCGCCCGAATGATTGATATAGACTTTCGTAAGATCAATGATTTCTTTAAGTGAATTACAATCGAATAATAAACGATAAGCTTACCTTgtatactctttcttccttcgCTCGTACTACTGGCGCTGCTCGTCGTTGAGAGAGTCGGAGACGGGTGTCTTCTGCCTCGTGATCCACCGAGTGGCACTGCTGCTGCCATGGCCACTGCTCCCACGTGAGGTTCACACTCAACTGACAACTGATGGAGCTTCTCTTCATCGGAGATGACCTTGATGTTGGCGAGATAAGCTTTTACGCGTCGCACCATTTGAGCCTCCTCGAACATCTTCTTTGGGTTGGGTGCAGCGGCAGACTTCTTTCGCCTCTTAACCGTTGCCGTTTGTCCGCCTGTGAAGTGCAATTTTTCGTGTGAGCATTTTTCCAAAAGAGTGGAGGTTGATTACGGCCATGTTTTTATTCAACAGTTTTAAGGTGCAAAGTAACTAGTTAGCAAAAAACACGAGGATCAACTTTGCTACCTTGATTATTACCCGTGGTCATTTGATTGAGAGCCACCATAGCAGAGCTAGATGGCTGTCCTCCTCGTTCTAACATTGTTTGCAAGTCGTAAGCAGACGAGCACATGTTCGTTAGAGTCCGAACTTCCTTCGCTATCATTCGGAGCTTCTCAAAGTTCACTAAGCCTTCAACCCTAGAGTCGTTTCCGAGATGAATGAAGGTCAGATCTTTCTTAACTACTGGATAAAATGGaatctaaaaaatgtaagTAATAGTTAAGATACTTTTCACTGcggaaaaattattaatgataAATTGCGAATCAAAACGTACGATCGGTGGCTGAGTTTGTTCGCTTGCAACCAATTGTCGGTATTTGCTCATGTTTCGACTGGGATCCATAAGCTCTTGCAAGTCGCTAAAAAGCCTCTGGTACTTGCTTGGCAACTTTTCCCAAGAGGCTCTGAGTCTTGAAACCGCTCCATGACCCAGGCCAGAGACAATTGCAAACATAGAGTTGAAGTTTTTACACTCTTTGCATTGacctttttgtaaaatattggtAATTGAGTGATATGATCGAATATGCTTATAAGTATCCTTTTGTACAATCGGGCAAATATAATGTACTTACGTGCtattttgataaattgttTGATGATTTTACTTCGCCTAACAATATTATGTTCTGAGCATACTTCCGTTACAACCCAAAACATTTCACGGTTAACCAATTCAGCAAATTGGCTCAGCATTGGCACACCGTATTTACTTTTCAATTCAAAAAGATCGTCCACATATTCGGTAGATTCGATTTGCCTGTTGAAAAAATATGCATGTTAAGATCGAAATTTGACAGATGTTGTAAGGAAACCTAATGCTCACattattactaaaaatattCACTCACCTGAATATGTTGAAATCCTGGAAAGTTAACTGAGCAGCGACTTCGATTGCATTCAATTGCAGGAAATGCACTTGAGACTCCCTCACCAGATCGGGCGCCTGTTCATCTGCCACTAAAGTCTCCGAGATCCCGTTTGTCTTTAGGTAATACCTGGAGCTCAGACCGATTCTTTCGGCCAGATTTTGCAGCTGGTCAGGCAATCGCCTCTGCTTGATCATACCACCTTCGCCAACGCTAACCTCAGCTAAAGAGAAGTTTGAGCTACTTTCAGTGATTCCAAATTCCTGAAGTGCAAGCATGACCACCTCATGGGCCGTCGTTTCTTTGTGTACGAGCAGGTACTTGCAAGTCTGATCGGCCTTGTACACCTTGAGCACGTGCTCTGGGTAGTCAGGCGCTCGCGGCTCATCGTAACAGTAAAGCGAGGTCAGGTCGGGATTGGAGCGCGAGTGGTATAGGTTGGAAGACTGCTGGGAGAGACCGGTACCCGGAGGTGTGTGAGGTGGTCCTAAAGGATCGTCCGCGTGAACTCCGTCGCTGCAAATATAATAcaatgtttacattttttatgcaCGAAAATGTCTATTTTATGAAAAGCAGAACGAGAAATATTTACTTGATCATATTCTTTGGCAAAATATTCATCTTCATGAGAGCTTTTTGGAATCTCTTTCTGGGTCCAAGTGTCATGAAACCCTTGTGCTCCTTTTTCGCGTCTTTGCACGGTGAGACGTTACTACTGTCGGCTGGAATGAGAAGTGGCACTCCGCCAACCATTGGATTTAGAGGATTAACAGGTGTCAGTGGATCGACGTGAGTCGATAACCTTATTCGCGGATCAGTCTGCAGTCTCGGAAGTATTTCGGGTTTGCTTGGTCGGCTGCGCTGTCGTGGTGAATTGTCCGGCTTCGCAAGCATTTCTTTGAATGCTAAAAATCATATTTGATCCATTAATTGAAAGAACAAACACTTGTTTTTAATCGATACTGATTTTTATCATTTGTTCCACGGCATTGCTAATGTACGTTTTCTAATGCCATGACATTGCAATAAATTTACTCAGACATGTAGTTCTTTAAGCGAATGACACGAACGGCCTCCTTACCTAAGAGATTCGATTTGACGGTGATGCTAAGATGCGTCGAACCTCTGAGAATTTCCAGGGCTTTCGCGTGATTGACGTGCTCGAAGCTCTGTCCGTTGACCTCGAGAATCTGATCACCTCGCTTGAGTCCGACGTCCTCCGCCTTCGATTTCTTCTCTACTTTAGAAATAAATATACCATATTTCTTTTCGTAGCCTCCTAAGATACTGAAGTGAAGAACCTCGTCTCGACTTGGTCGTGCCAAAACGACGTTTCGCGTCCTCGCCTTGGCTGCACACGCAATGTTTAACAATCtgtttggaaaaaataaagtttgttaaaaaacgcattcttgaattttaaaattatttagcCTTGTTTCACTAGATATaggcattttttataaattttttctcgATGCTTGGCGTCAGTTGCACAACAATCATTGTACAAACAGACAGATTTGCCCAAGAAGCGTTatcattatctttttttctcgattaAAAGTCTACACGGCTAACAAATAACGATAAAAAGCCTTCGACCGTCAGTGGAATTTACCCAAATCTATGCAGTTTTTTGCTTTCGAAAATTTCGCtactcttaaaaaaattaacgaacCTTTGTTGTCCGAGCATCTTCTCCTTCTCGAGACAAGCCTCAAACTTTTCGAGAAACTCCATCATCATGGGATCGGTCTCGAAGTCCGTGAAGTGATTGTTGACCCACAGAAGGACAACGCGTGCCACCCTGTCTCTGACCTGGGCTTGCTCGAACCACTCTAGCAGCTGATTAGCGACGAACTGCGAGTTGTCGACGAAGGTACGGTGCGTAAGCAGGAAATCCTCGACGTAAGTCGGGTCGGTAATACTGTTCTCTTCGATTAGTTGAAGCATTAGTCTATCGGATGTGCCCCGGATGACGACGTGGCCGCGTCGCGCCCCGCCGTCCAGGGCACCGCGCAACTCCGTGACCAGAATAACACGGCCGTCTTCCTCGTGTCGCCTCGTGTTCTCTTCACCCTGGTGCTGAATTCTGTAGTAATCCACCTGGGTGACGCACACGAACTGGCAGTCGTCGCACCTGTGTGCATAAATGCATCAGTGAGAAAATGTTTGAGAGTTGATTCATTGTGCTTGTttgctctttttcttttgcagCGATTTGTGGTGTATCTGGATTGAATGCAGAGTTTGTTTGGTGATTGTGCTTGTGCTATTTAGGTTTTGTTTACTTGTGCTAGTAAACATTCAAGGTACTTGAAATTCAATGTATCAAACAAAAGTTATCAACTATGTTAGTGTATTGTTTAACATCATTCTAGTCTGACTAATGAAACTGTTTTGTTATTACTGCAGTCAAGTAAACAAAATTCCTTACTTATTCAAGTACTTACTTTGTCCTCATAATCCCGCGGTGTAAGAGTGTCTCCATTGTGGGCAGAATACCGAAACTGTCTCCCACATGCAACTGATCAACAGTTCCATTGTGTTCTACTTCCACTGTTCCATTGATGAGGACACTCCAACTGTCCAGCTCTTCTCCATCGGTCAGAACAACCATTCCTGCACGTTCAACCACTGCGAACACCATTACTGCACAGAGTGCCCGTCTTACTGCCAGAGTCATGTTTGTGAAGGCCTTGAGATGCTGCGTGAAGTCAAGAAGAACTTCGATATCGTCTTCTGTCCTCTCTCCAGGATCTTTTTCAAGACATTCTCTGACTGTGTCTCGTACAGTTAGACTCTGCAAGATTAATTACAATATgaagattaatttaaaaattcaggATTGTAAGATTTGGTTGTTTCAAATGAAATCCACACTTACATCCATACTCTCGGCAAGATCTTCCTCTTCATCACTGTCCACTACAGACTCCTGCAGACCAGAGAGATCAACCTCATCTGGATCTTGGTCCAGAGAGCTCTGTACAGATGTCATGGTGTCTGAGCCACTGTACGCTGAACTAGTGTCACTGGAGTGACTACTTCTGTTGGATTTTTGATAGAGCTCTGGTCGGCCTGTAAGGCCTTGTGAAAactgtgaaaaaaaagattgaGTGAGCATTTtagcaaaatattttttgaaattgtaGTTGCATCTTAAAAATATAGTGGGAATCGACGAAAATAATTCAGCTCTGATCATATGAAACAACTACTCATTTCCAAGAATCAACTGCCATTCTCAATGACAGGAATGTAATTTATAATTGCCAATACTTCCAGCATCTATTAAAGCACTACTTAGAAAACAGTTCCTCATCcaacaaaaaaaaggaaagagcATCTCAAAGAATCTGACCATGAAGCTTGTCCTAGGCATCGTTTAGCGTTCATCTGGGCCTTTCATTCTCAATAAAGGAATAAAGAGTCTCAACAATTGGCACTGGCTTCTCAAGCAATGACATCGTGTACATCATATCTCTCAATTTGCCCACCAGCAATACATGAGGATATACGCATGGAGGAGAAGAAAGTTAGGAAGACAAGCAGCACGCCATGTGCAACTCTGCATTTGTTTATCAACCGTGCTAAACAAATTAGCACTGTTTAGCAAATTAGTCAGGCCAAAATACTTGTTGATCCTTGCAAACAGATCAACATTCCTTACGTAAACAAAGAGCAGTCCATTCATTTATAGAAGTGAATGTAAAGCCAGCATTAATTTAGAAGGAGTTCAAGGCATTTCCCAAgtcaaaagtaaaataaacaGGATCATGAGCCAGAAACGTCGCGAAGCCTTACAGCTGTGTACCAAAGCCACAACAGCATCAACTGAAGAATGCTAATGCAAATCGCTCGAAaacgaaaaggaaaaaaagaagaaaccgCGACATTCCATCGCGAAGAGAGCCCGCAGGAATCAAGGCATTTATGCTAGAATGCAATTTCCCAGGCGCCGAGTTGTGTATCGCGGGTCAGGAAGGTAAAGGCTGCGTAAGCAACATATACGAGGAATGGGCGTGATTGTGGGGAGGGCGCGAGGGGGAACgcaacagagcagcagcagcagcagagattAGGTTAGGACGGCACGACATGACATCACGCATCAGCCTACTCCTTTGCGCGCGCCGCCTCTCTTTGGAGAAAACATCAGAGCCAGGATCGTACTCGCTCCTTAGCTGTGCGCGTACGTGTATATGtattatgtatacacacgGAGATTCGCGAGCAGATGGTGGGCAGCTATCGCGATTGTTGTTGCAGGTCGCAGAGAGAATACGGGGCTCTGGGTGTTTCCACATACATTTCGGAGCGCGCGACGAGGGCATTATATCGGTGGGCACACGTAAAGCGCGACGCTGGTCGCGGAGCGTGCATCGGCTctccgtttctctctctctctctctctctctctctctctctctctctctctctctcacgcgcgcgcgagagcgcgaggGGCCCGTTTGGCGGCCATGAAAATTAATGCTCGAGCTGAGCGCGAGGAGAGCGAGCTGCGTATAGACGCAGGCAGGCAAGGCAAGCATTAACTCGTAACTCGCTCCGAAACGACGCTCGGCGATGCGTTTTCTCCCTTGGCTTTATACGCACGAACTGGGACCCTCACTTGGTACATGCCGCCGAAGGTATCCATCTCCTCTTGCGACCGATATATCGCTCCAGCAGCAGGCCGATGCACTCCACAACACACTCGCACAAACAGCGCACTCAAGTCTTTCCCGCGAGCGTCATACTGCACTCGGGTATGATGCTCCCGCGGCTGCAGATGTAGAGAC
The sequence above is a segment of the Nasonia vitripennis strain AsymCx chromosome 3, Nvit_psr_1.1, whole genome shotgun sequence genome. Coding sequences within it:
- the LOC100119820 gene encoding rap guanine nucleotide exchange factor 2 isoform X8 yields the protein MQKHTMGSQQRNQQSPASSPAQRAPVRRWNSFHGGNYATEAANAAAHQQLYGQGGVHGPPGIMYQEAYLGSRSAAPRLPRAVQALRSESVDRAHPARVQPPPPPAFPRRRFSVCFGKRTGGSARRPNECFVLEPSEMIAIDYPEVHSRMHRPPQAHPISDHRPVNLVFEDTFSQGLTGRPELYQKSNRSSHSSDTSSAYSGSDTMTSVQSSLDQDPDEVDLSGLQESVVDSDEEEDLAESMDSLTVRDTVRECLEKDPGERTEDDIEVLLDFTQHLKAFTNMTLAVRRALCAVMVFAVVERAGMVVLTDGEELDSWSVLINGTVEVEHNGTVDQLHVGDSFGILPTMETLLHRGIMRTKCDDCQFVCVTQVDYYRIQHQGEENTRRHEEDGRVILVTELRGALDGGARRGHVVIRGTSDRLMLQLIEENSITDPTYVEDFLLTHRTFVDNSQFVANQLLEWFEQAQVRDRVARVVLLWVNNHFTDFETDPMMMEFLEKFEACLEKEKMLGQQRLLNIACAAKARTRNVVLARPSRDEVLHFSILGGYEKKYGIFISKVEKKSKAEDVGLKRGDQILEVNGQSFEHVNHAKALEILRGSTHLSITVKSNLLAFKEMLAKPDNSPRQRSRPSKPEILPRLQTDPRIRLSTHVDPLTPVNPLNPMVGGVPLLIPADSSNVSPCKDAKKEHKGFMTLGPRKRFQKALMKMNILPKNMINDGVHADDPLGPPHTPPGTGLSQQSSNLYHSRSNPDLTSLYCYDEPRAPDYPEHVLKVYKADQTCKYLLVHKETTAHEVVMLALQEFGITESSSNFSLAEVSVGEGGMIKQRRLPDQLQNLAERIGLSSRYYLKTNGISETLVADEQAPDLVRESQVHFLQLNAIEVAAQLTFQDFNIFRQIESTEYVDDLFELKSKYGVPMLSQFAELVNREMFWVVTEVCSEHNIVRRSKIIKQFIKIARQCKECKNFNSMFAIVSGLGHGAVSRLRASWEKLPSKYQRLFSDLQELMDPSRNMSKYRQLVASEQTQPPIIPFYPVVKKDLTFIHLGNDSRVEGLVNFEKLRMIAKEVRTLTNMCSSAYDLQTMLERGGQPSSSAMVALNQMTTGNNQGGQTATVKRRKKSAAAPNPKKMFEEAQMVRRVKAYLANIKVISDEEKLHQLSVECEPHVGAVAMAAAVPLGGSRGRRHPSPTLSTTSSASSTSEGRKSIQGSDWTVRPINRNINMIGTKFGAASPQAVRKMLALSDPHKTRPYQPKHCAAPLPVPGLALHSSALEQSPGAPRRVGSGSNRVPMHERSHSDTPSGLPPPVDLSAESSSVTSLSNLQPLRKTLTSGSVTSSDSGHSTQLDSHSGSSVEAGGSPPPPQRRHSAMQGGAVSSAGMSSMPPPPLPPPLGRRLPGHECRVPPDYKIAAQMARLHRLGRAHSHEGVTYRNEHEDDDEDAQVSAV
- the LOC100119820 gene encoding rap guanine nucleotide exchange factor 2 isoform X15, producing the protein MQKHTMGSQQRNQQSPASSPAQRAPVRRWNSFHGGNYATEAANAAAHQQLYGQGGVHGPPGIMYQEAYLGSRSAAPRLPRAVQALRSESVDRAHPARVQPPPPPAFPRRRFSVCFGKRTGGSARRPNECFVLEPSEMIAIDYPEVHSRMHRPPQAHPISDHRPVNLVFEDTFSQGLTGRPELYQKSNRSSHSSDTSSAYSGSDTMTSVQSSLDQDPDEVDLSGLQESVVDSDEEEDLAESMDSLTVRDTVRECLEKDPGERTEDDIEVLLDFTQHLKAFTNMTLAVRRALCAVMVFAVVERAGMVVLTDGEELDSWSVLINGTVEVEHNGTVDQLHVGDSFGILPTMETLLHRGIMRTKCDDCQFVCVTQVDYYRIQHQGEENTRRHEEDGRVILVTELRGALDGGARRGHVVIRGTSDRLMLQLIEENSITDPTYVEDFLLTHRTFVDNSQFVANQLLEWFEQAQVRDRVARVVLLWVNNHFTDFETDPMMMEFLEKFEACLEKEKMLGQQRLLNIACAAKARTRNVVLARPSRDEVLHFSILGGYEKKYGIFISKVEKKSKAEDVGLKRGDQILEVNGQSFEHVNHAKALEILRGSTHLSITVKSNLLAFKEMLAKPDNSPRQRSRPSKPEILPRLQTDPRIRLSTHVDPLTPVNPLNPMVGGVPLLIPADSSNVSPCKDAKKEHKGFMTLGPRKRFQKALMKMNILPKNMINDGVHADDPLGPPHTPPGTGLSQQSSNLYHSRSNPDLTSLYCYDEPRAPDYPEHVLKVYKADQTCKYLLVHKETTAHEVVMLALQEFGITESSSNFSLAEVSVGEGGMIKQRRLPDQLQNLAERIGLSSRYYLKTNGISETLVADEQAPDLVRESQVHFLQLNAIEVAAQLTFQDFNIFRQIESTEYVDDLFELKSKYGVPMLSQFAELVNREMFWVVTEVCSEHNIVRRSKIIKQFIKIARQCKECKNFNSMFAIVSGLGHGAVSRLRASWEKLPSKYQRLFSDLQELMDPSRNMSKYRQLVASEQTQPPIIPFYPVVKKDLTFIHLGNDSRVEGLVNFEKLRMIAKEVRTLTNMCSSAYDLQTMLERGGQPSSSAMVALNQMTTGNNQGGQTATVKRRKKSAAAPNPKKMFEEAQMVRRVKAYLANIKVISDEEKLHQLSVECEPHVGAVAMAAAVPLGGSRGRRHPSPTLSTTSSASSTSEGRKSIQGSDWTVRPINRNINMIGTKFGAASPQAVRKMLALSDPHKTRPYQPKHCAAPLPVPGLALHSSALEQSPGAPRRVGSGSNRVPMHERSHSDTPSGLPPPVDLSAESSSVTSLSNLQPLRKTLTSGSVTSSDSGHSTQLDSHSGSSVEAGGSPPPPQRRHSAMQDDEDAQVSAV
- the LOC100119820 gene encoding rap guanine nucleotide exchange factor 2 isoform X11, whose translation is MQKHTMGSQQRNQQSPASSPAQRAPVRRWNSFHGGNYATEAANAAAHQQLYGQGGVHGPPGIMYQEAYLGSRSAAPRLPRAVQALRSESVDRAHPARVQPPPPPAFPRRRFSVCFGKRTGGSARRPNECFVLEPSEMIAIDYPEVHSRMHRPPQAHPISDHRPVNLVFEDTFSQGLTGRPELYQKSNRSSHSSDTSSAYSGSDTMTSVQSSLDQDPDEVDLSGLQESVVDSDEEEDLAESMDSLTVRDTVRECLEKDPGERTEDDIEVLLDFTQHLKAFTNMTLAVRRALCAVMVFAVVERAGMVVLTDGEELDSWSVLINGTVEVEHNGTVDQLHVGDSFGILPTMETLLHRGIMRTKCDDCQFVCVTQVDYYRIQHQGEENTRRHEEDGRVILVTELRGALDGGARRGHVVIRGTSDRLMLQLIEENSITDPTYVEDFLLTHRTFVDNSQFVANQLLEWFEQAQVRDRVARVVLLWVNNHFTDFETDPMMMEFLEKFEACLEKEKMLGQQRLLNIACAAKARTRNVVLARPSRDEVLHFSILGGYEKKYGIFISKVEKKSKAEDVGLKRGDQILEVNGQSFEHVNHAKALEILRGSTHLSITVKSNLLAFKEMLAKPDNSPRQRSRPSKPEILPRLQTDPRIRLSTHVDPLTPVNPLNPMVGGVPLLIPADSSNVSPCKDAKKEHKGFMTLGPRKRFQKALMKMNILPKNMINDGVHADDPLGPPHTPPGTGLSQQSSNLYHSRSNPDLTSLYCYDEPRAPDYPEHVLKVYKADQTCKYLLVHKETTAHEVVMLALQEFGITESSSNFSLAEVSVGEGGMIKQRRLPDQLQNLAERIGLSSRYYLKTNGISETLVADEQAPDLVRESQVHFLQLNAIEVAAQLTFQDFNIFRQIESTEYVDDLFELKSKYGVPMLSQFAELVNREMFWVVTEVCSEHNIVRRSKIIKQFIKIARQCKECKNFNSMFAIVSGLGHGAVSRLRASWEKLPSKYQRLFSDLQELMDPSRNMSKYRQLVASEQTQPPIIPFYPVVKKDLTFIHLGNDSRVEGLVNFEKLRMIAKEVRTLTNMCSSAYDLQTMLERGGQPSSSAMVALNQMTTGGQTATVKRRKKSAAAPNPKKMFEEAQMVRRVKAYLANIKVISDEEKLHQLSVECEPHVGAVAMAAAVPLGGSRGRRHPSPTLSTTSSASSTSEGRKSIQGTKFGAASPQAVRKMLALSDPHKTRPYQPKHCAAPLPVPGLALHSSALEQSPGAPRRVGSGSNRVPMHERSHSDTPSGLPPPVDLSAESSSVTSLSNLQPLRKTLTSGSVTSSDSGHSTQLDSHSGSSVEAGGSPPPPQRRHSAMQGGAVSSAGMSSMPPPPLPPPLGRRLPGHECRVPPDYKIAAQMARLHRLGRAHSHEGVTYRNEHEDDDEDAQVSAV